The sequence below is a genomic window from Pseudorca crassidens isolate mPseCra1 chromosome 7, mPseCra1.hap1, whole genome shotgun sequence.
AGGTGGGAGCATCTACTAAAGAATaccctagagggcttccctggtggcgcagtggttgagagtccgcctgccgatgcaggggacacgggttcgtgccccggtccgggaagatcccacatgccgtggagcggctgggcccgtgagccatggccgctgagcctgcgtgtccggagcctgtgctccgcaatgggagaggccacaacagtgagaggcctgtgtaccagcaccgcccccccgcaaaaaaaagtACAATGGTCAAGTTTTTGATTCTACATATCTTTCTAACAATCCTGTACATTCCATGAGATTGAATCCCAACTAACACTTACAGAAGCCAAGTATAAgtggacacacacacaacccAATAACTATAAAACTTCCTAACTCCATACTAAACCTACTTCTGTAACTTGAAAAATTCCTCcaatgaaaaattaatacaaaaatatagTTTAATCAATTCATTGTTGACTTAAAATAACGACATTAAGCCCCCATGTCACCACTAATTAAAGTTTACCATATCAAAACAAATTATGTGTAATACGGtagtaaatttaaagaaattaacaatTTTAATAACTCTGGACAAATCTACAGTTATTCTACAGTTTATATCTTCTGTTACTCTCTTGAGCATGTAACATGTTTATGAGAAATGGAATACTGTGtgtcatatcagtaaacaaaggatgtcacggTCATCAGTGATTATAGCCACAAGCCAACaatgagctggtgagccctgagggaactcaggaaggaaggaacacctgccatctagcagccatcagactgcagccactcccactccccatggtgagccctgaggaaactcagcatggatactggccccagagagctgaggtgcatatcaaaggaaggatttcagtgagcccagactcttgcatcttcccatacatagaaaagcgctaaattccttaacttgggatatctGTTTTCTCTTATTAACAGTCATCTTTTGACATTCAGACTACCTTTgctgcaaaactcctatatatcctggctccctcCTCGCCTCCTTGGAGCAGTTCTCTCACGGtaacttgagatgctgcctcccgggCTTCTTCAAGTTCTAAAAATTTCCTCCAAatgaaacataactctcaacttttaggctgtgaatatttttttagCCGACAGTTATTATCCATGGAGAAAAATCACTCGGCATAGTGCTTTCCTATCTATACGAGCTAGCGAGGTTGCAACACAAGACAGAGATAAACAAAGGATAGTTAAGAGCTTCTTAGGCAACACCCttagattttaaataaagtagaTATTCATTTCAAAGTGGCATAATGGGCATGCAACCATGGAGAAAATGTACAGGAAAAATTGCTCATGAAGGACCTTATACATACACAAATTAAATAACTACAACCACACGAAGGAAATCAGACTCACGTGAGGGGAATAGCGTTTGTTTTTGATTGTCTTCTGCTTTTCAGGGCCCGAAGTCTATCACCTTGTGTCACTGCATTGATTTCGTCATCATCACTGTACTGTGTAAGTAGAAAAACACTGAGCTAATGATTTAAGCTGTACTTGTTAATGCAGCGAAGCATAGCAGCTACATTTACCCATACAGatcatacacagacacacataaataTACTTCAACATTCTGATGAACTCTAAAATattttgctgctttcaaaataaaGGTACAGGACACAATTCAAGACAACCAAAAGTTGACTTTCATAGACAAAGAACCCAATAGCACTCTTGTTATAAAACATTTTGACAGTGAAGAGGCATAATGGGTTTTCAGTATTGAAAACACTCTCTTTTAAATTCCACAATCTACTTACCACCACTTAATATAGTACTGCTACCCCCTAAACTCTTGGTTCTTTAAAGTTCCCATCTGAGAACAATGGGTTCCCTAAATCAGCTAccatgaaataggaaaaaaatgggggaaacGGGTGTCACGAGGTCCATCTAAAGAGTGTATTTCACATACCTCTTTTTATCACCAGTGCCTTGTgagtaaacaaaaaataaactttagttTTAAGGACACATAACCTTGTTTTAACTATTTTGACTAAAAAGTTTCTAGAGAGGGCAATAAGTACAAAAAATGTGTGATGATAATCCCTCAAAATGTGCTTTATTATTTGTATCTACAATTTTCTCCATGCCCTAAAAAGTTCTCAGCAGCATCTAAAGCAATGACAACAGTGTGATGGGGGTGGTTCGATTACCAGTTCATGTTCTTGCTTGTCTTCATTCTCGACCCCATTGATTGAAATGTCATCAACAGCCAAGAGGAGTTTTGAGACAGCTGCTCTGTGTCTTCCATTCTCCTGACCCTTTAACTTTTGACGAAAATAGTCACCTTCCAACCAGAGGCTTGCCTGTTTCCTACAGTATTTAAGTAACAAGATCAAAATACAGCCTTCCGGAAAGATACATACAAACAACTTTCTCCTACTAGACTATCTGCTGTTACTGGAGCCTAAGGAAAATTCTACTTCCCATCACTTTCCAGACCCGTGCGTTCCTGAGGAATTACAAAAGCTCTCCATCCACTTACATCATCAAAAATTGTTGCTGAGGTCCAATCACTGAGCCAGGTCTGCAGATTCTGACCCAAGCAATGGCCTCGGTTGCTGTCATCCTGTAATGCTTCATGATGTAGCAGGCTATCAAAGTGCCTGTTCGTCCAAGGCCAGctaggaaaagaaacaaaccaatgaGACCTGGTGTCATGTGCTCCAGAATTTTGTTGGGCaggtaggatttttttaaaaaagcttcccATGATTCTGCTCCCCTCAACAGTGGTTCTCATGTTTTGATGCACAGTACAATCAACtggagagttttttgtttgtttttattattatttatttattttaggctgcattgggtctttgttactgtgtgcgggctttctctagttgtggtgagcaggggctactcttcgttgcagtgcaagggcttctcactgcggtggcttctcttgttgcagagcacgggctctagtcgccAGGGCTTCAGGagtagtggctcgcgggctctggagcgcagactcagtagttgtggcacacaggcttagttgctccgcagcatgtggggtcttcccggacgagggcttgaacccgtgtcccctgcattggcaggcggattcttaaccactgtgccaccagggaagcccaactggaGAGTTTTAACTGGTATGTGATGCAGCCTGGACACGGAGATTCCTAAAATCCCTCACATGATTCTACGTTTAGCCAAGATTGAAAATCACTTTCTAAGCGATGATTCTCAGTAAGTGCAGTGTTTTATACTCTGGGTTTTCAGTTAATGGAACCACCATCTTTCCAAAAATACAGGCTTAACATCTTGTACTTTCTCCCTCATCCAACTGTTTTTTCTACTCTACTTTTATACCTATTTGCACGTGGACTTTTTTCCCCACTCTGTTCCTGCTGTCTTCCTTTACTCTCGTCTAGACTAGTATCATTACCTcctgtgatggctaattttatgtgtcaacctggCAGGTGTATTTGGATGAAATTGGTAGACTTTGAGTAAGCCAACTGCCCTCCGTAATGtgtgtgggcctcatccaatcagttggcagtctgaacagaacaaaaatactTGCCTCCCAGAGTTAGAGGGAATATTCTACCAGACAGCCTTTGGACTTCAACtgcaccattggctctcctgggtctccagcctgccagtcCACACTGCAGGTTTTATGCTCACCAGCCTATATAGtcacataagccaattccttataataaatctccttctctctctatatacatcCTACTAGTTGTTTCTCTGGAAAAATCCCACTAATACAGATTTTGTGATGTGGCATGCTACTGAAACATTATGTAAAAATGTGGAAGTGACTTTGGCATTGGAATTCTAAAGGCTGGGAGAGTTTTAAGGCACATGTTAGAAAAAACCTAGATAaatacaccattataaagcaattatactccaataaagatgttaaataaaaaaaaaaagagaaaaaacctaGATTGCCTTGAAGGGGCTGTTAGTAGGAGGAATACAGACGTTAATGGTGATTCCAGTGGACTCACATGGAAACTGGAAGAAAGGCAATCCTTGTTAGAAAGTGGCAAAAAAAACCTGGCTGAATTGTGTTCTAGTGCTTTGTGGAAGGTAGAACTTCTGCATGACAACCTTGGATAATTAGCAAAGGAGATTTAAATTCATAAGCAAAGTGTTAAAGGTGCAGCCTGGTTTCTCCTGACTGATGTGAGACGAGAGAGATGAATTGAAGAAGTAattgttaagcaaaaaggaacgagaaactaaacacttaaaaaattttaggcctattcattttgaaaaaagtGAGAAACTGTGTTCTGGATACCAAGGGTATGACTGAAAAATCAGCTCCATAAAGATATTACCCATGGATTTAATCAGCCATCTCGGCACAAGCTAAAAATACTGATGGGATTACACTGGAAGACTGCCAGTTTGGACTAAAGGGGACAGAAACAGGATGAAATAAAGGAAGGCTTTTACGTTTCAGGGATCCTATAGGACTGGACAACAGAGGTAACTGGTTGCAAACATGGCTCATCCTTCAAAAGAAGGTTAGTATGACCCTGAGGGTGATGCAGAGatcagcttccactgcagggggcacaggttcaatccctgatcagggatcctTGCATGCCATGTggtgaacaacaacaacaaaagacagtTGTTTTAAcgtctttgtctagtaagtctaCCATCTGGTCTTTCTTTGGGACAGTTtctgttgattcatttttttcctttgaatgagctatcctttcctgtttctttgtattccTTGAGATTTTTTggtgaaaactggacatttgaatcTTATAATGTGTGAACTCTCAGGATTAGATTTCTGATATTCCCCAGGTTTGctgtttagtttttcttctccccagtgttggatttttcttaacaaaaatgTATCCCTTGCCTTCTTAGTTAACtaacaaaaggagaaaagttaaataaatcctagtatattcatacaatgtgTTATTacacattcattcaataaatatttattaagtgccaagcactgttctagctGCTGAAAGCCTAGCAACTTGTTAGAATATAAAGTCCAAAAGATAAGCTCTTGGAGTCTGCTCTGCTCACTGACATATGCCAGAACCTACCAAAGTAGGCACTGAATagatatttgatgaataaatgaatgtgataAGCCTTTGTAGTATTACCCATGAATACAACTTAATTTACTAAACTTTCCATATGAAATTAGGGTTTTAAAAGCATTCTTTATATGTACAGCCTTTTTATGCCAGTCATACCTCCATAAAgtggttttaagaaaaaaaagtaaatcacaaaaggaaaaaaaagcactCTATAAAAAACAAAGGCATCTTCATGTGTCCTTGCATATAATCTAAACGAGTATGGTATGTttctatacacatatacattcacgTCCACCATTTCTTAACCAACACTAGAAACATACCTTTACAGTGTACTGCAATGGCACCCTCTGCATTTTCACAAACATCCAGAAATTCTTTAACAATGGCATCAGTAGGCGTGCTGCCATCCGCAAAGAAAAGGTCATAGTGATCGAAACCAGCGTTCGTAAAGCGTTTGGCATCATACATCCTTTTATTCAGACGAATAATGGTAGTAACGTTGTGATTCTTAAAATACGGAATATAAGCCTCAGGAGAATGTTGGTGGTAACCTACATAAAGAAATTCACCAGATgctgtaaaatgcagaaagaaaacaatggatAACAATTTCACTTGTAACTGGGTGGAAACAGTATCTGGACTGGGGACTGAATACCAGTTTGATTAtaactgtgaaaaaaataaatttaaaaagttaaaattcagGCAGAATGATGTGCTAAAATGTCCAAGTACACTTAATTAAGACAGTCGAGCTTTGgcctcttttaaaagaaaatactggatGGATACTTTTAATAACAAAACTATACTGGTCCCATGTACTTGCATACCACTTTCAAGTCTGGTTCTTGAATGAGGTCCACAGAAGGCAAGAAATCGGTCTGGTATTATCCAATTTAAATCTCCATTTTCTGCTTTCTGCAAAGGGAAGACCAAAACAAGAtcaatgtatgtgtatgtatacgtgTACCTAAGAACAGGTAAGAAATAAATCAAGAGTTCCCTTAAGATCTATAGGCCAGGCAAGTAACCCAAAACTGATTTATTTGACTTAATTATCAGCCAAGGGAATGGATGAGTTCATTCCATGCTAAAAGATGTAAGCAGGAATGAGGACTACTATTGCCACATGTTCTGATTCTGAAGTAAAACCAGAAGTTTGGAGTTTTTAATGAGAAATGTGTGATAGACTTCATTGAATCACAGGCATCATAGATTGTAAGATATATCCTGAATTCAGAGAATTCCTATTCAAAACAGGATAAAATGGGCATCGTGGATTCAATGAAAAATACTAAtccaaaatttctaaaaatacttaTAGAGACTAAACAAAGCTACCATGGTGGTCTGTAGCTACCCTGTGTCTCAATGCAGTTTCACTGAAAGTAAAAGTCATTTGTGGGTGACCCTGCTACTCTCCCGCAATGCTACAATTTCCGCATTAGCGAGAGGGAAGCTAATTAGCACCTATATTACTCCTtagtaaaaaacacataaagGCATCACTGTGCTACACTGAAGGAATACCAACTGGTGTTTTTCTTAGTTTTGCTTATCTAAAAAgagaaagtatattttattttaaatgtttaattttataaggagAAGCACAAAAAATGGTGTTAATAATTCAATTACATTCagtagttaagatggtaaataaaTATTGATGTGTATTGTACTTTATAAATGTACTGCTATTACAGAGAAGTAAAGGCAGGGTTGGCCTAATGAATCACACAATATGCTTTTATATGTTTGGTACATCACAGTAATGACTAGTAGTAACTATGAACCCAATTTATCAATAAAATAGTTGTTATACTTAGGAgtttaaaataatagttattttaaaaattgattgtgAAAGAACAGTTATCTGAGGATTCAAGATACTGCTGAATAAAGTGCTGTCTGTGGAATCATTCCAATATTAGTGAGACTGTCTGCTCAAGATAACTatagcaggataaaaaaaaacaagactccACAAGTATTCTTGGCTGGAAAAGACCTTTAGCATAACATCTTACTCATTATCTACTTGGAAGGTAGAATGGTAGAATCaaattacacattaaaaaaaatacactacatTAAAAAACATAGAGGACACCTGTGGTTTTTGCCTGCCTGGATTCTCTCCTCTCTGTGCCCCCCGACCCCACCTTTCTTGGTCTGTATGATTTGATAGGGCTGACCCGATTCCACTGCTGTGATGGCCAAAGTATTCTATACCTACTTATCCCCCACACTCACCAAAAACACAACCTAGTTCAGGGCTAGAGACATGATCTAAGCCAGGCCAAGGAGAGGGGTTCGAGAGTCTTCTGCTGGAGCtatgaattttcttttccaatgAGTTGGGTAAATCAAACAGGTAAGTCAAAGCTGTTGGTAGCCATCTTTATCCCAACTGGGGAGAACTGACCTTGGAACAAAGCTAGCTTCAGCCCAATTTCTGGTAAGTGCTTGAGTACCTGAATCTGGTCATGAGTGAAGTTACACTAGCTCCTGGACTTTTTATTTACGTAAATCAATAAATTTTCCCCACTTTATTTAAGCCATTTGTGTTTACTTTTTGTAATTTGCACCCAAAAGTGTCTTGACTTCACAGAAACAATAGGTtctgacaaaaacaaatattttccagAGTTAATTAGATGTATAATGGCTATTCATTTCATCAGTTCCTATGCTAAGGGTTTaacaaacattatctcatttaatcactgTATGAAAgtcatcaataataaaaaaaatttaaactaaaaattaaagaaaaatgccaGAGCACACTCATTCACTCTGGAAAGATGTATCAAATGCAAAAATCAATATGAACTAGGACTGCAGAAAtaggaataagagaaaaaaagacgaGTTTTTTTCACTCTACACACATCTAAATtgtttgatttttcaaaaaataagaatACTACTTCTGGAAGTAAAACATGCATAAAAGAGTTAAAAACAATATCTTTGAAAACTTACTTCATAGTATTCATATTCATCGAGGTTAAATGAGTTGAAATTAAGGAAGCCATACTGCATTGCCTAAAATCCAAAGGAAAGCTTTTAATAACAAAGATGCAAATAAGGAAACAGTTTCCAATCCAATTTCTTAATAATAAGTATCAGGAGGCACCCCAGAAAAACATTCTTATATTTAGATTATGTTCCATTGAGTAGTTTTCAAAGGAGGTGGGCTATGTCTTTTAAATGCTTCCATTATCAGGAAAATTAGTtataacagtatttattttaatgaaattttattttttattttccttcatcagTCATCCTATCCATGCAAGATCTAAATAATCAAGCCTTCAAAGTAATCCTACTCGTTTATTAGATCAACATCATTCAGGCTTCAAATATAATGCATAACCCAATAGttgctaaataaataatataaaggaaagaaaccatGGGTTAGTTTATATCAAACAAATCCCACATATTTCATAAACATCTTCACTTTCAAATTCTGAACAGTCTTGAATTAAAAGATTAATGTTCCCTATACTAAAGACAGCCCAGAGATCAACACTAAAATGCaaaattttgagggaaaaaacccTTGTTtcaataaggaaaaatatatgaattttcTCTTCTACTCTGTAGCCTCACTCTGAGTTGCAATGGGCAGAGCAtcatgctaagcaaaataagcacAATATCTATTTTCTGAGACAAGGACAAGCTGGCAGCCTCTGACAACTGTTCTCCCAGCTTACTGAGCCAGACAGTATGTAAGCAACAATTCTTGATCAAGAAGGTATTCTTGGTTCAAAAGGGGTGATTCTGCAAACCCAGTGTGCAAAATGTAAACTACTGaaatatgaatgagaaataaGAAGGCTATaacaccaaacaaaaaaaccctcattttataaaatatagtgGCTTAAGTCCTAACTCCAAGACCAAATCCacaatgaattttatttctttgaatttggaGTACCCAATATATGTCATATTTGGACTAGAATGATACATAATAATACAACAGAGTGACACAATAAAATAACAGAATGATACCATAAAATGTATCAGTTTGCAGGGAATTTCTATTATTTGAATTTCATAAGGAGACCCTATTAGAAGTAGCACTTAAAAAAAAGCACTACTAAAATCAAGACATAATTATTGATACAttcataaaaatttcaaatatacaataatattcaaaatcagtcacaaacagaaaatgtttaaatgtaaaATCAGAAGCTGTTGTCtcttgaataaaattaaatgtagcaTGAAAAAAGCAATCTTTGATCTATAGTTATAGCTAATTAAACTTTGGATATAACATCTGATAAAAACAAAGCCAATGTTGTAGTAGACCATCTCCAAGGCCCTCAtaagtgtttcttcttcttcttttctttctttttttttaaaggtgctgggagcagagagaagggagcCCTAGGGTCAAGGACAAGGATGCCTGGCTACGTCAGCAGTTCCCTGGGGTCCATCTGGCAAGGACTGTAACTGTAACTAGAAGGGGTCATCTATACCTACTGTCTCCCCATCTCCTGATCACCTCCTCTGCCCATGACCTGCCTAAACTGTGGCCTCATGGAGCTGTCTCAGAGCCTGCAGCAACTACCTCCATCAGCTCCATACACCACAGAGTTGCTGGGCTCAGTCCCAAAATTAAGGTCCATCCTCATTGCCTTATATAggaaaaaagatataataattaatCTCTGAAGTTGTACTAATTAAGTCTCTCAGTTTAACCCCTAAAATTTCTGTCAAAATTCTCAGAAAGCCACCATGTTCCATTATACAAGAAAGTAAACCTGGGTTCCTTGTGCCTCTGAAAATACAAGTCACACAAACTTGAGATGTTTTCGAAGGCTTATTTGATCCAAGGGCTACTGACTGACAATTCTAGTTTCTTGCACGGCCCTGATGTTCAAGAAATATACCTAAGGGAGTGAGTGTTATAACCAGGGTCTGCTGCATCACATGACTCCAGGGGACCCTGTTTATTTAGAACATGGTATGACGGTTGTCCCCTGGAGTCAAAGACAGCAAGTAGCCCTGGTTATAAAACACaggagttatttttaaatagctttgaCAAAGCAGTAGTGACCTATACTTAGTATTATATAAAACCTAGTAACAAACTAATGGGCTACTCAAATACTTCTGTTGAACTAGAAATTGAATGCTTGAAGATACAAAAACAAAGTATTCGACAGTTACTGTGTTATAGAAATGTCTGTTGTAAACAGAATCGATGGAAATCAGACccataaaatacataaatcaaaGAGAACTTAGAAACCAGTAACCtatttacttcttgtttttctttgaaatcaTAACACATTCAAAACGAATTCTGAATTTAGAAGCTAATTACAAAACTGTTTCTTATTGTTCCCTGTGTTCAAGTGGCTTTTCCCCCAACTCGTGCACAGAAGCACTCAGATTCAGAATAATCTGTTTTCTAGTTTAGTGTCATTCTAATGTTGGCAGGGAAATGGGATACCTCTCACATCATATACATCTCGGAAGATCTTTGAGGAAGAAGGCCTGTCTTCCTTGCACTGTACTTCAGTTCTCCAGCACAACACTGGGTGTATCCTACGAGTCACTTACCTTCTTTACTGCATAAAAACAGTCAAGAAGTGTAATGTAGAAATTGCAACTCCCATAGGCAGCATCTCTGAAATTCCAAAAGTATTGAAATACATAGCTCAGTTAATTTAATTTTCTGCTGTACACTTATCTCAAGACAAAGTTGattagaatttaaaatcaaaCACATACTCAGGAtcagtctcaaaaaaaaaaaggattcttgccttttggtttttaaataaaggatAAGTCACTGTTATACAGTTCATTGTAATTTCTACCTATTCCAGTAGATactgttttacagatgtggatcAATAATGACCACATCTTAAATTTCAAATGATCTGTCTAGACTGTTTTTGGCTTTAATAGTTGAGCTTCAAAAGTTCCTTCTTGAGTTCAACTTCTCAATAGTATGTACTCCTCCCCTCAAAAGGGAAAGGCATTTGATCTTTTTCTTCCAACTGGAGAATACTGTGTCAAACTGTTAGCAGGAAAGACTGCTTTTTGATTCTGTATATGCatgttgtgtgtgcatgtgtgtgtgtgtttatctccatccacgcagcaaaaaaaaatttggaaagcaagataatatttgaaataataggtGCAAGCTAAAAAGCATTTTGCTCCTCTCATTATGCTCTTATACTTTTTAACAATTTAACTGGATAACTTCTTTCTGGTTCTTAAAGGACAACAGTACCAATAAAACCACAGAAACTAAGGAGTCAACTACTGTCAGGAGAATCACTCTACATTGGAGAAGTGCTTAAAATTAAGTTAGACAGCCCCACCCAACACTGCATCAACACCTGTTAGTAATCTTACTACAAATGTCTTATGTCAGTTAAGATTTTGTCCAGAAAAATAAGGTACTCCTCCATTCCCACCTGCTTCTCCTTTTTGGCTAACTTGAGTCATTTCATTACAAAgtgaaaattttaagaattaggcaagataaaaatgaattttattatgATCATTCTAGGCATGCCAAGCAACTGTGCCTATCAGAATGGTACTCATTTGGTCCCTATGTGGAACCAGGCTGCTACTGGAGCCATAATTAATTGCCCGCCGTGGTTGGGCTTTCACATTGTAATTCACTTACCTGAAAAATTAAGgcatgtttaaaatgtttagttCTTGTACAAACTTTAAGAATATAGATTATTATAGCAACATTAACATCAAAGAAAAGGGCATCCTTTTTAGCTAAGACACTTTTAGACATTACTGTCTGAATTGGTTAGatttacttcagtatatgttaGGCTTCATGAGGACTGGACGCAAGGCCTTACAACGTGCCATTTTTGTTCTGTAAGCTTTTGAATTTAAATGCTGCTCTTCCAAAAGCTAGGAAAGGTCTCAATGCAACCGAGAAAATGATTTTTACCAATAGCTTACTGGCAATATTcaggaaggaggaaaataaaatgacctGCACCATTACTTCTCAGAATATACTCCCTGGGCAAGAAGCACCAACATGCACCCCACTTGCTGGAAATGCTAATTCTCAAGCTCCAACCCAGACCAGTTctaggggtggggctgggtcctccAGGTTCTTGTGATACACGttcaagtttaagaaccactgactTACAGGATCATCACAAATAATGTTTTGTACAAGTTACTGTTTCATGCAATAAGGAAGGTTTCTAAGATAAAGAAGCTAAGGTAGGAAAATGAAGTAGTTTAGTCTAAGTCAAAATGATCAGTGGAAAGACGATGAACTCTCAAATTGCATCCCAATGTTTTCACCACGTCTCCTCAGTTAGCTATGATTATTATCTTCTTAACCTATGATAATTCTTTTCCAATCAAGTTAAAGCCATGTTGATTCAGTTTTTGTGACAACTTGATGCATTTATTCAATGCATAacttggaataaacctactgtGGGCCAAGCCCTGCTCTAGTCAAGCTTTGATCTGAGCTTGGATAAAGTTTTGCCACAGTATCTGAAGAGACAAGAATCTTTCTTTATTCACTCATGTTTATTTCATTAACACCTCCAACTTTAAACACATCCAcacctccttcctcccacccaagCAATCAGACTTCTTCAA
It includes:
- the CDC14B gene encoding dual specificity protein phosphatase CDC14B isoform X3, with the protein product MLWIMSLKGAGTLLVTEVIKDRLCFAILYSRPKSSSNVHYFSIDNELEYENFYADFGPLNLAMVYRYCCKINKKLKSITMMRKKIIHFTGPDQRKQANAAFLVGCYMVIYLGKTPEEAYRILMFGDTSYIPFRDAAYGSCNFYITLLDCFYAVKKAMQYGFLNFNSFNLDEYEYYEKAENGDLNWIIPDRFLAFCGPHSRTRLESGYHQHSPEAYIPYFKNHNVTTIIRLNKRMYDAKRFTNAGFDHYDLFFADGSTPTDAIVKEFLDVCENAEGAIAVHCKAGLGRTGTLIACYIMKHYRMTATEAIAWVRICRPGSVIGPQQQFLMMKQASLWLEGDYFRQKLKGQENGRHRAAVSKLLLAVDDISINGVENEDKQEHELYSDDDEINAVTQGDRLRALKSRRQSKTNAIPLTVILQSSVQSCKTSEPNISGSAGITKRTTRSASRKSSFKSLLRGFTSWKNFSTNMLKEQLFGD
- the CDC14B gene encoding dual specificity protein phosphatase CDC14B isoform X4, translating into MLWIMSLKGAGTLLVTEVIKDRLCFAILYSRPKSSSNVHYFSIDNELEYENFYADFGPLNLAMVYRYCCKINKKLKSITMMRKKIIHFTGPDQRKQANAAFLVGCYMVIYLGKTPEEAYRILMFGDTSYIPFRDAAYGSCNFYITLLDCFYAVKKAMQYGFLNFNSFNLDEYEYYEKAENGDLNWIIPDRFLAFCGPHSRTRLESGYHQHSPEAYIPYFKNHNVTTIIRLNKRMYDAKRFTNAGFDHYDLFFADGSTPTDAIVKEFLDVCENAEGAIAVHCKAGLGRTGTLIACYIMKHYRMTATEAIAWVRICRPGSVIGPQQQFLMMKQASLWLEGDYFRQKLKGQENGRHRAAVSKLLLAVDDISINGVENEDKQEHELYSDDDEINAVTQGDRLRALKSRRQSKTNAIPLTVILQSSVQSCKTSEPNISGSAGITKRTTRSASRKSSFKRGDSQHWKCGLWVMIWES
- the CDC14B gene encoding dual specificity protein phosphatase CDC14B isoform X11, which codes for MKRKSERRPNWAAAPPCSRRCSSSSPGVKKSRSSTSQELHHLDRQDDLYLDITDRLCFAILYSRPKSSSNVHYFSIDNELEYENFYADFGPLNLAMVYRYCCKINKKLKSITMMRKKIIHFTGPDQRKQANAAFLVGCYMVIYLGKTPEEAYRILMFGDTSYIPFRDAAYGSCNFYITLLDCFYAVKKAMQYGFLNFNSFNLDEYEYYEKAENGDLNWIIPDRFLAFCGPHSRTRLESGYHQHSPEAYIPYFKNHNVTTIIRLNKRMYDAKRFTNAGFDHYDLFFADGSTPTDAIVKEFLDVCENAEGAIAVHCKAGLGRTGTLIACYIMKHYRMTATEAIAWVRICRPGSVIGPQQQFLMMKQASLWLEGDYFRQKLKGQENGRHRAAVSKLLLAVDDISINGVENEDKQEHELYSDDDEINAVTQGDRLRALKSRRQSKTNAIPLTVILQSSVQSCKTSEPNISGSAGITKRTTRSASRKSSFKSLIPQRERRKRNALQQMPFMALCPSISRTKTVLR